TCTCACCTAAAAGCTTAAGATGTTAAAGAGAGCATACTTTTATTAGTTAATGTTATTCTCAACACGCCCTCTCACTTGTGGGTATGATTCTTTTTCGTGAGTTAAGTACAtagaaattctttttaaatttgggTGATAATGAGATTTAATCTCATGACCTTTGCCTCCTTTTGATATCATGTCGAAGTGtgtagaaataataaaaaacgcAATTAGTGAATTTTTGCTTCTCCTTGCATAGTTTACAACATGATATCAACAGTTTTATGTTATGGATTGAACTTCTTTGATTTCCTCAACCGTCCTAGCTATTTTCCAAGATATTTTTGACACTTGACTTGATGCGTAATGTTCCTTAGTTTGAAGGAAAACATTATGCATTCTACAATATCTGTTGCTACTGTCTGTGTTTCCATATTGGTACAACTCTTTTAATCCTCTTCCTTTTAAATTGATAATATGTGTCCTGtccattttgataatatttcttTAGATTGCGTAGgtaagaaattaaatattaaaacaagAAATTTATACTTATGAAGTAGAAATATAACAAGAAATCTTACATGAATGTGTGGGCATACCGGGGGCGATAAGATCAagaatgaggatatcatcaacaAGATGGGAGTGATTCCGTGGTGGACAAAATAAGGAAAGTCTAACTGAGATGGTTACGCATTGTGAGAAGGTGCAAGAGATTGGATATAGTCCGTACAAGTAAAGGTAGAggtatattgaaaaagtatggGAGAAATGTGATTAGACAGGACATAACACAACTTCAATCACCAAAAACAAACGTAACTTTAAGTAAGAGGCTGTGGTCACAAATAGGGCATAAGTTTGGTAGACGGAGAAGTGTTGTTTGTGAGCGTAAGGTTAGTAGATAATGAAGGGTTGTTCGTCGTAGTATGAATCAGCTATATTCTTATAGTGTattgcttttaatttttattatgtaaaTTTCGATCGTTAtactattttattgttgttattactattcCCTTCTATAAGTTGTAATGCCTGGTTcagtcatttttctttttcatatttactttgatttgttgTACTCACCTCGCATGTTATCCGAGAATAACCTCTTTACATCCACGAGATAGAAGTAAAAATCTGCTACTCTTTCCACCTGTGATTTCAAAAGTATGGTATTGTTGTTAGATTGAAAATAATACTGAAATTTCACTCTTCAGTTTACTTGCAACAATACCCCCTTTCTGTTATATTTTCACTTTTGACTTCTTCTATACTATCTTCCCATCCTTTTCCTCTTATTCAAAAGACTTCAGCTGGAcacaaaataagataaatagataaaataatcaACCTTCAGCCgacattttttcttttggtttccCACCAGTGTCTTGTGTCCACATTGAAGCTCCTActatatatagataaaataatcaACCTTCAGCCgacattttttcttttggtttccCACCAGTGTCTTGTGTCCACATTGAAGCTCCTACTATATCCGGATCACCAACTGCAGGTGGTGCTCCCAACAGAGCCAAGGTTGAACCAAACATTGAATGAGCAGGGATTTTAGAGAGATCTATTTCATAGGAAACTCAAGCCTCCTGTGCCCTTgacatataatttttcaaacaatgCAAAAGATCCATTAGGAATGTGCGACATTTCACCATATCAATCAAGCATTAGAATGTTCCCTTATAAGGTTGCTAGCTAAACCAGAAGATGAGAAACATCAGGAACTGGCAATTTTGTAACATATGTACAACAATATATGAATTGTTGGTCGCAACAAAGAGACCCGTCACTGTGATAGGACGCAAAGTATTACAGTATAAAAGGTTACAGAATTATGCAGTGTCAAAGATCAGGCAGTCATCAATAAATTTTTACCCAACTAAGCTGTACATCAGAACATATCAAACAGGCCTGACAAACTACAAAATTCACATTGGACAAGTATCTTCCTCACCTTCTTTAGGCATAATGTAATTCCTGCAGAGAGGGCAGGTGACATTCCAATTCTTTAGCCATTTCTCGAGACACAGCTTATGAAAAACGTGGCCACATGAGAGGCAGTTTATCTCCTCGTCATGTTTGAACTCTGCCAGACATACCGCGCATTCTTGTGTAGGGTGATTAGAACACAATGAATCGTAACGAACAGCAGGGGTTCTGCTTCGGAACTCCTCCATGTATGATCCCGAGGGGCTCCCACGACACTCAAATGGGTCCAAAGGGCCTTCAATAGAATATTCTTCCCATGATGCAAAGTTGATGCCAATCACATGAAGGATAGATCGAACCATTCCCTTGACAATAGAGATGGATATGGCTGTATTAACCAGAATCACACAGAACACTCCTGCATCTGCTGGAGTCGTATATGGTGAGAGTCCCATTATGAATAGGAACCTGGATAATGAAAGAAATGTCAACAATTTGGAACGTCATACAGGACTTCAAAGAAGATATAATAAGTTACCAAGCAAAGAGACTGATGGTCTAAAATCAAGTCCCACATCTTCTTTCCGCAAAAGCAGCATTTCAATCCATCTTCATATAggtataataaaaacaaataattccaaattttttgCTGTAAGTTACTTTTCATAACGATTTTCCTAACTTGACACATTCTGGAAGGGCCTCAATTGGTTTAGTTTCCTTTCGGACCTCAAGTAGAAAAAAGATTAAACAGATTGCTAAGAGGAAGTATAGCATCAATGGACGTTTCAAGTTAAGCAATAAAGTTCCATCCTTGTCCATACTTCTTTGACAGTACAGAAGGCAAAATAATGCAAATAGAGGTTGATCATTGGTCATTTTTGAAGAGAAACGGTTAAGAGTCACCAGTTTCAAAGCACCAAAGCAGCCATTTTTACTGTTATTTGTGTTATTCTTTATGTATATTTCTGTAAAGCATGAAGCATTTCATAGCACTATACATTAACTTTTGACATAACGCAAGTACTCGAACTTAACAGAAACATCAGATCAATGACCAAATAACATCTACTGGAGAATTAGACTAGTAATGATACAAAATTTACCTAGTGTAGATGTGAGGAATTTCTCTTCAAGCCAAACTTTTGGAAGAACTCAATGCACTGGATCTGCATAGAAATAGCAATCAGGTATTGTAAAGAAATGTTGAAGCAGACCACAACAGCGAGTCCACAAATTATGATATGGTAAACACTTACCCACACGGGGCGTTTACACCAGTGACCAAACCAATAGATGCATGATGTAAACTTATCTCATTTAATCACGGTTAATTAATGTATTACGTCTCCAACAGAAGCAGATTAGATTGATTTCTCTTGGCTAAGATTTATAGTATACACATCAAAGTAACATCTAGAGATGATTGAAGCATTACAACAGAGCAGGTGAGAAACTTAGGAATGCATATTTCTAGTTTAGAAATGAAAACTGGAGCCACATCTAAACAAATGGAAGAAGTCCCATTAATCAGAATCCCCATCTTCTGTCCTGttaattttaaatgtaattCCACAAATAAGGTTTGAGGAGGATAGAGTATTCAcggaccttacccctacctttgaTAAGGTAGAGAGGCCATTTCCAAAAGATCCTTGGTCATTTCAGCTCAACTTTCCGCCATTTAACAATCAAGATTTAAGTATCCAAGAACTGAAGCAGCCTATACTACTAACCTTTTTCTAAGAAAGTAGGCAATTTTGCTTTCTTGCAACCAAAAAAGAAGAggttaccaaaaaaataaagcaaaaattGTTAAACTCATCCTCTCATTACTTTGCTGTTCCAGAAAAACATGTGAAGATAAATGCTCTTTTTTTACTCCTCCATAGGAGCTCCCACTATTTTGCTCTCTCAATAACTTGAGCTCACAATCTCAGGATTGGAGGTGAAAAATAGTTACCATCCAAGCAACCTCTTTTTTATATCTAGAAATGCTATAAACCTTGACAAAATAATTGGTGATACATTCACCCACTTGCACACTTCCTTGCAAGCACGAAATCCTTAGTTCGCCCGCTACCAGACCGGCCGGTGTACTCTAATTGCCAACCCTGAGAGAGGCTATACTCTAAGAGTCAACCGACTCATTATCCCTGGACACAAGGATTAAAAAATAGCGATGTATCAGGGGCTGAGCATACATTCAGCTCAGGAACAAGAAATCGAGCTATTAAGTTAAGCTGCCACTTTCCCCTTTTTAGCCCTTCTTTGTGTTTCCATCCTAAACCCTAATCTCCAATGCAAAATTATACAACTTCAAacccaaaatataaatttagtaaAGTATAACCTAACCCCTAAACTCTAACTATAGCCCTAAGCTTTATACAAATGGATATAAAGATTcaagataaaaaatttagatcACCAACAACAGTCTATATATGCAGTAAAACATCCAAACAAAACCTTCAGATTCAAGATGAAGTCCTCAAGTACCCAAAGCAATAAGGAGAAATCAAGAACAGAAGCAGAAAATATactaatataatatttcttgaaaaattgaGATCTAAGAACAGATCAGACTCACTTTTTATCAAGATCCCATAAAAAAGAAGCGAACTTTTGTTTCCTATAaccaaaaaagagaaagagaaaagcA
This DNA window, taken from Solanum lycopersicum chromosome 5, SLM_r2.1, encodes the following:
- the LOC101248391 gene encoding probable E3 ubiquitin-protein ligase XERICO; translated protein: MGLSPYTTPADAGVFCVILVNTAISISIVKGMVRSILHVIGINFASWEEYSIEGPLDPFECRGSPSGSYMEEFRSRTPAVRYDSLCSNHPTQECAVCLAEFKHDEEINCLSCGHVFHKLCLEKWLKNWNVTCPLCRNYIMPKEGEEDTCPM